The Lynx canadensis isolate LIC74 chromosome D1, mLynCan4.pri.v2, whole genome shotgun sequence genome has a segment encoding these proteins:
- the MEN1 gene encoding menin isoform X1, producing the protein MPRPAAMGLKAAQKTLFPLRSIDDVVRLFAAELGREEPDLVLLSLVLGFVEHFLAVNRVIPTNVPELTFQPSPAPDPPGGLTYFPVADLSIIAALYARFTAQIRGAVDLSLYPREGGVSSRELVKKVSDVIWNSLSRSYFKDRAHIQSLFSFITGTKLDSSGVAFAVVGACQALGLRDVHLALSEDHAWVVFGPNGEQTAEVTWHGKGNEDRRGQTVNAGVAERSWLYLKGSYMRCDRKMEVAFMVCAINPSIDLHTDSLELLQLQQKLLWLLYDLGHLERYPMALGNLADLEELEPTPGRPDPLTLYHKGIASAKTYYRDEHIYPYMYLAGYHCRNRNVREALQAWADTATVIQDYNYCREDEEIYKEFFEVANDVIPNLLKEAASLLEAGEERPGEQTQGAQSQSSALQDPECFAHLLRFYDGICKWEEGSPTPVLHVGWATFLVQSLGRFEGQVRQKVRIVSREAEAAEAEELWGEEAREGRRRGPRRESKPEEPPPPKKPALDKGPGSGQGATSGPPRKPPGTVPGTARGPEGGSAAPAPAPAASPPPEGPVLTFQSEKMKGMKELLVATKINSSAIKLQLTAQSQVQMKKQKVSTPSDYTLSFLKRQRKGL; encoded by the exons AT GCCGAGGCCCGCCGCCATGGGGCTGAAGGCCGCCCAGAAGACGCTGTTCCCGCTGCGCTCCATCGACGACGTGGTGCGCCTGTTCGCTGCCGAGCTGGGCCGAGAGGAACCGGACCTGGTGCTCCTATCCTTGGTACTGGGCTTCGTGGAGCATTTCCTAGCTGTCAACCGCGTCATCCCCACCAATGTGCCCGAGCTCACCTTCCAGCCCAGCCCCGCGCCCGACCCTCCTGGCGGCCTTACCTACTTCCCCGTGGCCGACCTGTCCATCATCGCCGCGCTGTATGCCCGCTTCACCGCCCAGATCCGTGGCGCCGTCGACCTGTCTCTCTACCCGCGAGAGGGGGGTGTCTCCAGCCGAGAACTGGTGAAGAAGGTCTCCGATGTCATCTGGAACAGCCTCAGCCGCTCCTACTTCAAGGATCGGGCCCACATCCAGTCCCTCTTCAGCTTCATCACAG GCACTAAACTGGACAGTTCTGGTGTGGCCTTTGCCGTGGTGGGGGCCTGCCAGGCTCTGGGTCTCCGGGATGTCCACCTCGCCCTCTCTGAGGACCACGCCTGGGTAGTGTTTGGGCCCAACGGAGAACAGACAGCTGAGGTCACTTGGCACGGCAAGGGCAACGAGGATCGCAGGGGCCAGACGGTCAACGCGGGTGTGGCCGAGCGG AGCTGGCTGTACCTGAAGGGATCGTACATGCGCTGTGACCGCAAGATGGAGGTGGCATTTATGGTGTGTGCCATCAACCCTTCCATTGACCTGCACACCGACTCCCTGGAGCTGCTGCAGCTGCAGCAG AAGCTGCTCTGGCTGCTCTATGACCTGGGACATCTGGAAAG GTACCCCATGGCACTGGGGAACCTGGCAGATCTGGAGGAACTGGAACCCACCCCTGGCCGACCAGACCCACTCACCCTCTACCACAAG GGCATTGCCTCGGCCAAGACCTACTACCGGGATGAGCACATCTACCCCTACATGTACCTGGCTGGCTACCACTGTCGCAACCGCAACGTGCGCGAAGCCCTGCAGGCCTGGGCTGACACGGCCACTGTCATCCAGGA CTACAACTACTGCCGCGAGGACGAGGAGATCTACAAGGAGTTCTTTGAAGTAGCTAATGATGTCATCCCCAACCTGCTGAAGGAGGCAGCTAGCCTGCTGGAGGCCGGCGAGGAGCGGCCAGGGGAGCAGACCCAG GGTGCCCAGAGCCAGAGTTCCGCCCTCCAGGATCCAGAGTGCTTCGCCCACCTGCTGCGATTCTATGATGGCATCTGCAAATGGGAAGAGGGCAGCCCCACGCCCGTGCTGCACGTGGGCTGGGCCACCTTCCTCGTGCAGTCCCTAGGCCGATTTGAGGGGCAG GTGCGGCAGAAGGTGCGCATAGTGAGCCGTGAGGCCGAGGCGGCCGAGGCGGAAGAGCTGTGGGGCGAGGAAGCCCGGGAAGGACGGCGGCGAGGCCCACGGCGTGAGTCCAAGCCAGAGGAGCCGCCGCCGCCTAAGAAACCGGCGCTGGACAAGGGCCCGGGCTCCGGCCAGGGTGCCACGTCAGGACCCCCGCGGAAACCCCCAGGGACAGTCCCAGGCACTGCCCGCGGCCCAGAAGGAGGCAGCGCGGCTCCAGCCCCTGCGCCCGCAGCGTCGCCACCACCGGAGGGGCCGGTGCTCACTTTCCAGAGCGAGAAGATGAAGGGCATGAAGGAGCTGCTGGTGGCCACCAAGATCAACTCGAGCGCCATCAAGCTGCAGCTCACGGCGCAGTCGCAAGTGCAGATGAAGAAGCAGAAGGTGTCTACACCTAGCGACTACACTCTTTCCTTCCTCAAGCGCCAGCGCAAAGGCCTCTGA
- the MEN1 gene encoding menin isoform X2 — protein MGLKAAQKTLFPLRSIDDVVRLFAAELGREEPDLVLLSLVLGFVEHFLAVNRVIPTNVPELTFQPSPAPDPPGGLTYFPVADLSIIAALYARFTAQIRGAVDLSLYPREGGVSSRELVKKVSDVIWNSLSRSYFKDRAHIQSLFSFITGTKLDSSGVAFAVVGACQALGLRDVHLALSEDHAWVVFGPNGEQTAEVTWHGKGNEDRRGQTVNAGVAERSWLYLKGSYMRCDRKMEVAFMVCAINPSIDLHTDSLELLQLQQKLLWLLYDLGHLERYPMALGNLADLEELEPTPGRPDPLTLYHKGIASAKTYYRDEHIYPYMYLAGYHCRNRNVREALQAWADTATVIQDYNYCREDEEIYKEFFEVANDVIPNLLKEAASLLEAGEERPGEQTQGAQSQSSALQDPECFAHLLRFYDGICKWEEGSPTPVLHVGWATFLVQSLGRFEGQVRQKVRIVSREAEAAEAEELWGEEAREGRRRGPRRESKPEEPPPPKKPALDKGPGSGQGATSGPPRKPPGTVPGTARGPEGGSAAPAPAPAASPPPEGPVLTFQSEKMKGMKELLVATKINSSAIKLQLTAQSQVQMKKQKVSTPSDYTLSFLKRQRKGL, from the exons ATGGGGCTGAAGGCCGCCCAGAAGACGCTGTTCCCGCTGCGCTCCATCGACGACGTGGTGCGCCTGTTCGCTGCCGAGCTGGGCCGAGAGGAACCGGACCTGGTGCTCCTATCCTTGGTACTGGGCTTCGTGGAGCATTTCCTAGCTGTCAACCGCGTCATCCCCACCAATGTGCCCGAGCTCACCTTCCAGCCCAGCCCCGCGCCCGACCCTCCTGGCGGCCTTACCTACTTCCCCGTGGCCGACCTGTCCATCATCGCCGCGCTGTATGCCCGCTTCACCGCCCAGATCCGTGGCGCCGTCGACCTGTCTCTCTACCCGCGAGAGGGGGGTGTCTCCAGCCGAGAACTGGTGAAGAAGGTCTCCGATGTCATCTGGAACAGCCTCAGCCGCTCCTACTTCAAGGATCGGGCCCACATCCAGTCCCTCTTCAGCTTCATCACAG GCACTAAACTGGACAGTTCTGGTGTGGCCTTTGCCGTGGTGGGGGCCTGCCAGGCTCTGGGTCTCCGGGATGTCCACCTCGCCCTCTCTGAGGACCACGCCTGGGTAGTGTTTGGGCCCAACGGAGAACAGACAGCTGAGGTCACTTGGCACGGCAAGGGCAACGAGGATCGCAGGGGCCAGACGGTCAACGCGGGTGTGGCCGAGCGG AGCTGGCTGTACCTGAAGGGATCGTACATGCGCTGTGACCGCAAGATGGAGGTGGCATTTATGGTGTGTGCCATCAACCCTTCCATTGACCTGCACACCGACTCCCTGGAGCTGCTGCAGCTGCAGCAG AAGCTGCTCTGGCTGCTCTATGACCTGGGACATCTGGAAAG GTACCCCATGGCACTGGGGAACCTGGCAGATCTGGAGGAACTGGAACCCACCCCTGGCCGACCAGACCCACTCACCCTCTACCACAAG GGCATTGCCTCGGCCAAGACCTACTACCGGGATGAGCACATCTACCCCTACATGTACCTGGCTGGCTACCACTGTCGCAACCGCAACGTGCGCGAAGCCCTGCAGGCCTGGGCTGACACGGCCACTGTCATCCAGGA CTACAACTACTGCCGCGAGGACGAGGAGATCTACAAGGAGTTCTTTGAAGTAGCTAATGATGTCATCCCCAACCTGCTGAAGGAGGCAGCTAGCCTGCTGGAGGCCGGCGAGGAGCGGCCAGGGGAGCAGACCCAG GGTGCCCAGAGCCAGAGTTCCGCCCTCCAGGATCCAGAGTGCTTCGCCCACCTGCTGCGATTCTATGATGGCATCTGCAAATGGGAAGAGGGCAGCCCCACGCCCGTGCTGCACGTGGGCTGGGCCACCTTCCTCGTGCAGTCCCTAGGCCGATTTGAGGGGCAG GTGCGGCAGAAGGTGCGCATAGTGAGCCGTGAGGCCGAGGCGGCCGAGGCGGAAGAGCTGTGGGGCGAGGAAGCCCGGGAAGGACGGCGGCGAGGCCCACGGCGTGAGTCCAAGCCAGAGGAGCCGCCGCCGCCTAAGAAACCGGCGCTGGACAAGGGCCCGGGCTCCGGCCAGGGTGCCACGTCAGGACCCCCGCGGAAACCCCCAGGGACAGTCCCAGGCACTGCCCGCGGCCCAGAAGGAGGCAGCGCGGCTCCAGCCCCTGCGCCCGCAGCGTCGCCACCACCGGAGGGGCCGGTGCTCACTTTCCAGAGCGAGAAGATGAAGGGCATGAAGGAGCTGCTGGTGGCCACCAAGATCAACTCGAGCGCCATCAAGCTGCAGCTCACGGCGCAGTCGCAAGTGCAGATGAAGAAGCAGAAGGTGTCTACACCTAGCGACTACACTCTTTCCTTCCTCAAGCGCCAGCGCAAAGGCCTCTGA